The following DNA comes from Vicia villosa cultivar HV-30 ecotype Madison, WI unplaced genomic scaffold, Vvil1.0 ctg.000509F_1_1, whole genome shotgun sequence.
TCATCACCCTCACATTGTTCGTCTCCACGAAGTTTTAGCGACGAAAACGAAAATCTACTTCATCATGGATTTCGTTCGCGGTGGTGAGCTTTTCGCGAAGATCTCAAAGGGGAGATTCAGTGAGGATCTTAGCCGTCGGTATTTTCATCAGTTAATCTCCGCCGTTGGATATTGTCACTCGCGTGGAGTTTTTCATCGTGATCTTAAACCGGAGAATCTATTATTAGACGAGAATGGGAAATTAAAGGTTTCGGATTTCGGGTTAAGTGCGGTTACGGATCAGATCCGACCCGATGGGTTGCTTCATACGCTTTGTGGGACACCTGCTTACGTGGCGCCGGAGATTCTCGCTAAGAGAGGATACGATGGGGCTAAGGTTGATGTTTGGTCGTGTGGGGTTGTTTTGTTTGTTCTTGCTGCTGGGTATCTTCCGTTTAACGATCAGAATTTAATGGTTATGTATCGGAAAATCTATAAAGGTGAATTCCGGTGTCCGCGGTGGATGTCGCCGGATCTGCGGCGGTTTTTGTCGAAGTTACTTGATACGAACCCGGAAACCCGGATCACCGTGGAGGAAATGACCCGGGATCCGTGGTTTAGAAAAGGGTATAAAGAGATAAGGTTTCATGAGGACGATTATGGGTCTGATCACGGGCATGGAGTTGGAATCGGGTGTAAGGGTGATGGGTCGGAGGTGATGAATTTGAACGCTTTTGATATCATATCGCTTTCTTCGGGTTTGGATTTATCCGGGTTGTTTGGGGAGTTTGATGGGGCGGAGAGGTTTGTTTTAAGGGAGTCGCCGGAGAGGATAATTGAGGTGGTGGAGGAAGTTGGAGCGGCGGAGGGAATGGGGGTGAGGTGGAAGAAGGAATGTGGGGTTGAGTTGGAAGGGTTGAATGGTAATTTCGGAATTGAGATTGAGGTTTACCGGTTGACGGCGGAGGTGGCGATGGTTGAGGTAAGGAGGAGAGGAAGTGATGCGGCGGCGTTTAGTGATTTGTGGGATGTTAAGCTTAAGCCTCAGTTGGTTTCAGGTGGTGCAACGACGTCGTATCAGCATGAATGTGAACCTGAATCACAACCTGAATCACAAACTGAATCACCGGTTGCCAGTGACTGACATTATATGTattttttgatttgattaatgttttGGTTGTGTAcattattaaatattacatataaatatttaaggtttttgttttttttttttgttttggtcCATAATGAAGGTGTATCAGTATAGTTAAGCTGTGTATATTTTTAACATGGATTTGTTATTTGTAtcccacttttttctttctttctatttttctttaaGAATATTCTCCTTCCTATAAGATTTCATTTATCTATCTTTTTCTTCTTGTAGTTATTAGATGACAATTATATCCATATTCCATGAATACTTGTTGCAGCTTCAAAGGTAAGCAAGTCAAGGAACATTAGCATGAGCTCCGACATCTTCAACATATGCATGAACACATTCAATTAACAAATGAGCTCAATCCTTGAAGCATGTTCCACTATGTCTTCAATAAAGTTTGTATTATcaccatattaattttttttttttgatctcCTATCACTAGAGAACAAACCTCATATGTACATagtgaattttttattaattccCAAATTTGCCAACACCGAAcctttatattttaaattcataTTAAATAACGCATTGAATTCCTTTACCTCTTGCCGAGTTGTAGGCCTTAGCGGTTCCAATTTCAAATCAGATTCAATATAAAATCCAATTTCCTCTACGATAATTTTTATGAAAGCCTTTCATTTGCTTCTTTTCGATGGaagttttctttttttgaaattgattctcATTTTGGGCCTAATTCTTCTTCTGCTGATTGATTCAACTTCGAATCAAAAAGAGATATCTTGGTTCTATTTTATCTCTGCAACAAGTTTAGTAATGAGCATAACGGCGCTGTTGTTCCTATGGAGTACATATGAGAAATGATAGCCAAAAGGAAAATATATCATCATAACCAGATAATTCACTAATGTTACAACAAACAACAAAAGTACTACGAATGAAAAACGAAAGTGAGCCTATTCCAAATGGAAGTGTTGTATTAGTGCAAAAACAGACATAAAAACAAAGCTTGAATATAAAATGGAAACTTTATgaataactagtaacaaacacACGCACGCGCGAGTTCTGGTAcaggacgcgcatttgtttcaaatgtatattttttattaaaaaaatatttgatacctGTGAAAaactaataattgaatgtataggaaaatgtctggtacccgtgaaaaaataataattgaattatagaaaaatgtctgatacctatgaaaaaaataataattgaatgcataGAAAAAATTTCGGTAcctatgaaaaaataataattgaatgtttagaaaaatgcctggtacccgtaaaaaaataataattgaatgtttaaaaaatatcgggtacccatgaaaaaataataattgaatgtatagaaaaatatgcggtacccgtgaaaaaaataataattgaatgtttagaaaaatgtctggtacccgtgaaaaaataataatctaaatatataGGAAAATGTCCGATacccataaaaaaataataattaaatgtataaaaaaatgtctggtacccgtaaaactgaaataaatttaataactGTTAAGTCCTATCTACTAATGTTTTTTATGctaatgtttttaaaaatataaaaaaaaattaaaaataaacaattttttagttggtttataaaaaataaattatagtttTGTTCTTAACTtcttaaataaaagataaataatttagGTATATTATATTTATGGTTTTTTGAAAatgaagaatttttttaaaaaatattatagaaaTTTAGTTAAATATAGAGATCTCATCAAAACTTATTTTCTATATAGACGTCTTTTTTCTCtcccaaaaattagcaaaataaaaattagtttttatgcTAATTTTTTAGATCTAAATAGTAAAAAGTAGGTATAGTAGGGGAAGAAAAAGTAGCATTTTCtaagaaatgatttttttaatctaaaaaaattagtattcaatattgtgattagtaacttcatgtttctgttaatattcaatattgtgatcagtaacttcatgttcccatgaATATTCACTATTTAAatgagtaacttcatgttcccgttaatatttaatattttaatcagtaaattCAGGTTCtcgttaatttcaaaatatttttctcagtaacttcacgttcccgttaatattcaatattttaatcagtaacttcaggttcccgttaatattcaatattgtgatcagtaacttcaagttctcgttaatattcaatattgttatcaataacttcatgttcccgttaacattcaatattttaataagcAACTAcgagttcccgttaatattcaatattgtgattagtaacttcatgttcacgtgaatattcactattttgatcagtaatttcatgtttccgttaatattcaatattttaatcaataacttcaaattcccgttaatttcaaaatatttttatcagtaacttcatgttcccgttaatattcagtaTTTTGATCATTCAATATTCACTGCTTCCAATTATATAATTAGTGTATTTAATTCTATTAGACCCGTTTGACAAAAATTGAGATAAATATTAAGATAAAAGTTAAAATATTGAAAAAGCctataactatataatat
Coding sequences within:
- the LOC131629100 gene encoding CBL-interacting serine/threonine-protein kinase 11-like, which encodes MPEIEHAPEVTALFGKYELGRVVGCGAFAKVHYARNIQTGHGVAVKIINKKKLSGTGLTGNVKREITIMSRLHHPHIVRLHEVLATKTKIYFIMDFVRGGELFAKISKGRFSEDLSRRYFHQLISAVGYCHSRGVFHRDLKPENLLLDENGKLKVSDFGLSAVTDQIRPDGLLHTLCGTPAYVAPEILAKRGYDGAKVDVWSCGVVLFVLAAGYLPFNDQNLMVMYRKIYKGEFRCPRWMSPDLRRFLSKLLDTNPETRITVEEMTRDPWFRKGYKEIRFHEDDYGSDHGHGVGIGCKGDGSEVMNLNAFDIISLSSGLDLSGLFGEFDGAERFVLRESPERIIEVVEEVGAAEGMGVRWKKECGVELEGLNGNFGIEIEVYRLTAEVAMVEVRRRGSDAAAFSDLWDVKLKPQLVSGGATTSYQHECEPESQPESQTESPVASD